One window from the genome of Bdellovibrio sp. NC01 encodes:
- a CDS encoding sodium-dependent transporter has protein sequence MAKRGSWRTRFGFYLLAIGSACGLGNLWRFPYVVGENGGGAFILLYVFMALAIGAPMLIAELMLGKNTRKSVIVATQQMAQKSNSGFKWAGRFAVILSIVVLSYYAVISGWVLHFMTQFFVSLFSDYESASSKTNLAALMSNGWLQLMLASAHLLITVVVVVKGVQEGLERWISYMMPLFAALVMVLLIKSFSLPSTPEVVRFLFYPDFSKLTWSSLNHALGHVFFTLSLGFGTMVTYGSYMRDEDHVPTAGFRVALVDSAISLIAVMMIFPVAFQASNVPLTDPALMFEVLPRYLLGIHGGALFGLAFFVCLYLAALNASIGLLEVVVSNFVDTQKNIGRGRATWYSGLVALVLTIFPALSSSVFKTVRFGGRSLIEGLDSLLINWLLPLIALAILVAFYKGTSEKEKETSFIDKEKFVSYSMYPHWIFVLKWAAPAVIALGFIMQVISLFW, from the coding sequence ATGGCAAAACGCGGCTCGTGGAGAACTCGCTTTGGATTTTATCTTTTGGCCATTGGTTCTGCCTGTGGTCTGGGAAATCTGTGGCGTTTTCCTTACGTAGTTGGCGAAAATGGGGGCGGTGCCTTCATCTTGTTGTATGTGTTCATGGCTTTGGCAATTGGCGCTCCGATGCTGATTGCTGAGCTGATGCTTGGTAAGAATACGCGCAAATCGGTTATCGTGGCGACTCAGCAAATGGCGCAAAAATCCAATTCGGGATTTAAGTGGGCGGGTCGCTTCGCAGTTATTCTTTCTATCGTTGTTCTGTCGTATTACGCCGTGATCAGTGGTTGGGTTCTGCATTTCATGACCCAATTCTTTGTCTCGTTATTTTCTGATTACGAAAGTGCTTCTAGTAAAACCAATTTAGCGGCGTTGATGAGTAACGGTTGGTTGCAATTGATGCTTGCGAGTGCGCATTTGCTTATCACAGTCGTAGTGGTTGTGAAGGGTGTGCAAGAAGGTTTGGAAAGATGGATCAGTTATATGATGCCTCTTTTTGCGGCCTTGGTGATGGTTCTTCTGATTAAATCATTCTCGCTGCCTTCCACTCCGGAAGTAGTGCGTTTCCTTTTCTATCCTGATTTTTCTAAATTAACGTGGTCCTCGTTGAATCATGCTTTAGGTCACGTATTCTTCACGTTGTCATTGGGCTTTGGTACGATGGTGACTTACGGTTCTTACATGCGTGATGAAGACCATGTGCCGACGGCGGGTTTCCGTGTCGCCTTGGTGGATAGTGCGATTTCATTGATCGCCGTGATGATGATTTTCCCAGTGGCCTTCCAAGCTTCAAACGTACCGTTAACAGATCCCGCGTTGATGTTTGAAGTTTTGCCGCGCTATTTGTTGGGTATTCACGGTGGGGCGTTGTTTGGTCTTGCGTTCTTTGTCTGTCTTTACCTTGCGGCTTTAAATGCCAGTATCGGGCTATTAGAAGTTGTTGTGTCGAACTTCGTGGACACGCAAAAGAATATCGGCCGTGGTCGTGCGACTTGGTATTCTGGTCTGGTTGCTTTGGTCCTGACAATCTTCCCAGCCTTATCAAGTTCAGTGTTTAAAACTGTGCGCTTTGGTGGTCGTTCGTTGATTGAAGGTTTGGATTCGTTGCTGATCAACTGGTTGCTGCCTTTGATTGCTTTGGCGATTCTGGTGGCGTTCTATAAAGGCACGTCAGAAAAAGAAAAAGAGACCAGCTTCATTGATAAAGAAAAGTTCGTCAGCTACTCGATGTATCCTCATTGGATTTTCGTGCTGAAATGGGCAGCCCCCGCAGTCATTGCGTTGGGTTTCATCATGCAAGTCATAAG